One Plasmodium sp. gorilla clade G2 genome assembly, chromosome: 12 genomic window carries:
- a CDS encoding lysophospholipase,putative, whose protein sequence is MKNENCKALEIIILVHGIVSHIRLGYLKHNVNIINNPEALLNDYKEVNRDRKHDEGDINIVKPPIYLMGLSMGGNIVLRVLETLGRSKQFHEKLYIKGYILLSSMI, encoded by the exons ATGAAGAATGAGAATTGT AAAGCTCTTGAGATTATAATATTAGTTCATGGTATTGTGTCGCATATAAGATTAGGTTATTTAAAacataatgtaaatataataaataatcctGAAGCTTTGTTAAATGATt ataaAGAAGTTAATAGGGATAGAAAACATGATGAGggagatataaatattgtgAAACCACCTATTTATTTAATGGGCTTATCTATGGGTGGAAATATTGTTTTACGTGTTTTAGAAACATTAGGAAGATCAAAACAATTtcatgaaaaattatatataaaaggatatatattattatcatcaatgATTTAA